Genomic DNA from Methanosarcina sp. MTP4:
AGGGTGCAATCAGGCCCACAATCCCCAGGGGCCGGAGCACGGTCATGCAGAACTTGTCCCGGAGTTCCGAAGTCGTGGTCTCCCCGAACATCCGGCGTCCCTCGCCTGCGGCGTAATATGTGATATCGATGGCTTCCTGCACGTCCCCCCTGGTTTCGGCAAGCACCTTTCCCATTTCCTGCGTCATCAGGGAGGCAAGCTCTTCCTTTCGCCCCTGCAAGATCCGGGCAGCCCTGAAAAGCACCTCAGCCCTTTTCGGAGGCGGAGTCTTGCTCCACAGCTCAAATCCCGCCTTTGCAGCTTCAACTGCCCTGTTCACATCATCTATACCGGCAACCTGCAGCACAGCTAAATTCTCCAGGGTTGCCGGGTTCATATCATCAAAAGTTTCTCCTGTTGAAGAATCCGTCCACTCTCCACCTATAAGCAGTCCATACTCCTGCATATTTCATCCCCCAGAATGCATTGAATATAATAGGAGGTGAACTACCCGCTAAATCTAAAGATTTAACGGGCTTCTTGCTTCATTTTCCCTAGCATCCTAGACGAATCCACAAGCTTAACCCCACGTTCCATAGGGATTATATGACTATCAAATTTTGATCTTGCAAAGCAAACTTTTTAATGTTTATAGCTGCGTTTATGTCCCTATCATGTTCTGTTTTGCATTTGGGACATACCCATTCCCTTATTTTTAGGGTAATGTCCTTGTTATGATAGCCGCAAACATTACACAATTTTGTTGATGGCTCAAACTGGCCTATTCTCAGAATGGTTTTTCCGTACCATTCGGCTTTATACTCCATTTTTGTTATGAAGCTTGACCATGAAGCATCACTTATGGCCTGTGCAAGACAGTGATTTTGTACCATGTTCTCGACTTTCAGAGTTTCAAACGCTATTGCTTGGTTCTCGCGGATTAATCTTGATGAAACTTTGTGCTGAAAATCAGTTCTTTGATTTGTTACCTTTTCATGGATTTTAGCAAGCCTTTTTATTGCTTTTTTCCGGTTATTAGAGCCTTTAACCTTCTTACTTACTTGTTTTTGAACTACCTTAAGACGCTGTAAAGATTTTGAAAGATATTTCGGATTATCTATTTTTTCTCCATTTGACAAAACAGCAAAATCCTTTATTCCAACATCAACACCTACTGTAGTATTTTCTGTGAATGTTTGCTTTTCGGGCAAATCCTTTTCATCATCCACCAATATACTAATGAAATATTTTCCGGTTAAAGTTCTGGATACTGTTGCTGTTTTTAATTTACCTTCAAAATTCCTATGCAGGACAGCTTTAATTTTCCCTATTTTAGGAAGTTTTATTATATTTTTGTCAAAATCAACTATGTAATGTTGAGGTATTTCGAAGGATTGAACTGGATTCTTCTTTGATTTAAAGTTTGGAAAACCTGCTTTTTCTCTAAAGAACTTAGTAAAAGCATTTTCCACATTTTTAGTCATTGCTTGCAATGACTGAGAATTTGATTCCTTTAACCATTCATGTTCTTTTTTCAGTTCTGGAATCATCTTATTAATGTCATATCTGGAAAACGATTTTCCTTCTTCTTGGTATGATTTAATTTTTAGTTCTAAAGCCCAATTAAAAACAAATCGACAGCTACCTATATGTTTTGCTATCATCGTTTTTTGTTCAGTTGTAGGATACAACCTGAATTTATAGGCTTTTAACATCATATCACCATATGCTTTAACGGTTTATATACGTTCTAGTAAACGTAAAAAGAAGTTAGCAGGGAAACTTTAGAAATATATATGCGGAATCAGGGTTAAGTTTACGCTTATATCCCCTAGGCTAAAGACCTAGGGTTTTTACGCTCTTATTTATAAATATATTCCCGGAAAATAGATCCAGCAGAAACTAAGAGCAGGAGCTCAAAACAAATTCCTCAAAGCAGATCTCTTAAAACAAATCTCTCAAAAAAGATTGTTCAAATAGGCCGTTCAAAGCGGTTTGTTCGGAATTGTTGGAGAATAAAATGAATCAAAAAAGGGTAAAGAGGGAAAAAGGATACAAGGGTAAAGAGGGAAAAACCGTGCAAAAGTGCAGGAACTCTTTTTCACCTTTGGAAGAAGCTTGCAGCCCTGTTTTCTGCGATCCGTTCTATTTGCCTGGATAGTTCGGAATACTGGGTTTTGGGGTCTCCTCCCTTCTGGATATAGGAATTTGCACCGTTTTCAATGGCCCTGTGCATGACTTCTTCTTTTCCTATGCCCGTAAACAGGATGAAGGGAACGTTGATACTTTTCTCACGGAGAGATTTCAGGAAGGTGATGCCGTCCATGGCAGGCATGTCATAGTCCGAGACTATCACGTCATAGGCATCCTTTTGCAATTTATTGATTGCTTCTCCTGCAGAATCCACCGTATCGGAGTAAATATTATGGAACATTTCCAGGAACGTTTTTGATAATTCCAGGAATGAGGGGTCGTCATCTACAAGCAGTACTCTCATGGGGTTTTCTCCAATTTTCTTATTGGGGTTAAATAAATCCGTTTTGCAGGAATGATATGTTCCGACTTTTTGTGTACTTTTAGTACGTTTATGAGGGTTGGATTTCTTTGATTTTATATTATTTTACGGGACTACTAATTGTTACTATGATGTATATATTAGTTAAATGTTATACTGTGAATAATAGAAACGATTCAAATAATATAAAAAGTTAACATTCCAACTTATTTTCATATTCTAACTTATTTTCATATTCCAACTTATTTTCATGAACCTTGCTCAATTTTAAGGCTGCTTTTTTTCGGGTCCTGCTTCCACTCCCGGGTTTCCCAATAGAGATTTCGGTGATAATCAGGATTTTCCGGATCAAAAAACCTTATCTCGTGAGATTTGCTTAATTCCTTTTCGAAGCCCGTTCTTTTATGCCCCGGGAAGCCTGTCCAGACTTATCCTGTTATGGGAAAGAATCCGGTCTCAAGCTGTGTTTTCCTTCCCACGGCTTCCTGGATATGTTCAGAGAGTTCGGCATACAGGGCTTTCGGTTCTTTTCCTTTCTGCAGGAAAAAGCTGGCTCCGCTCTCCAGGGCTCTTATCAGTACATCTTCTTTGCCTGCACCGGTAAACAGGATGAAAGGTGTTTCAATACCCTTTTCCCGGATAGTCTTCAAAAAAGTTATTCCATCCATGCCAGGCATCCGGTAATCCGAGACCACGGCGTCAAAGGTTCCGGTCCTGAGTTTGGGTATGGCTTCGCCTGCAGAACATGCAGTATCAACTTCAATCTCGTAAAAAATTTCGAGATAATCTTTTGAAAGTTCCAGAGATGCTGGGTCGTCATCCACGAGTAAAATCCTTAACATGTTTGTCCCTCCGGCTTCTTTCATGTGCTGGCTGGGTTTGCTTGAACTATTCAGGTTTCAGGGACATAAGGCTTCTATGAGTCCTTCATGACAGGTCAGGTTTGAGTTTTTCTGGGGTGGGACAAGTACTCGGGTCTGGGGTTCGTTTTTCAATTTTCTACTCAGTCGAATTTGCCTGTCATTCTATATAAATTTTAACTCTTCCTTCACATTTTTGTGACGTAAGGGTCAGTTTCCCGTTAGAATTTCCCTGAATTGGAAAATCGCCGATGAAGTATTCCATTTGAAGCATTAACAACTCAAGCTGAAGCATTAACAACTGAAATTTCTAATAACTGGCTGGGCAAGACCCGAAGCCCTGCAGAATTCCTAATTCATCCCGCCTTTCTCCCTGGCAGCCTCTTCTATCTGTCGGGAAAGGGCTGAATACTGGGCCTTAAGGTCTCCCCCTTTATGGAGACATGCACTGGCTCCGTTTTCCATAGCTTCAAACATGACGTCTTCTTTGTTTCTTCCGGTGAACAGGATAAACGGGACATTGATACTCTGTTCCCTGATTTTCTTCAGGAAGATTATGCCGTTCATCCCTGGCATCTCGTAATCCGAAACCACTGCGTCATAGCCACCTGTCTGCAGTTTTGGAATTGCTTCACATGGCGATCCTGCAGTTTCAACCTTAATGTCCGGGTATGGTTTAAGAAATTCTTCTGATAGCTTGAGGAAGAAAGGATCATCGTCTACTAGTAAAACTTTAGCCATGTTCTTTGCTCCGATTTTCGGAATTAATGGATTTGTGTGATACGAGTTTGTTCCAGTGTTCAGCGATGTTTTCGGAAATCCCGTTTTTTTTAAAATAAGAGACCTTGATCCCGGTATAAGTACCGATTTTTTATGCTAATGATCGTTAGTTTTATAATCAACATCTTATGATCATTTGTATCGATTTTTTAGCTTTCAAGGGATTATTTATGCTAATATTTTATGATTATTTCATATTTTAAATTAGTTTTTTCATACAAAATACATGTCTTTGTATATAAATTTTTATAAATTATTCGGTTTTCGTGCAGCCAAATTAAAAAATGGAATTAAGAAAAAGATCAACAAACAAAATTAATGTGCTATATTAAAATGGAATTAAGAAAAAGATCAATAAACAAAATTAATGTGTTATATTAAAAAAGAAAAAAAATAAAAGCTGGACCGGGTTTTAGCCCTGGTCCATGAAGCTGTCGATTTCCTTTTTGAGCATCTGGCTCAGGATTTTCCCGTCGACTTTGCCCCTGTACTCCTTCATGACTATGCCCATGAGGGGGCCGAGGGCTGCCGGACCTTTCTCCCTTATGAAATCGCCTCTTTCCCTTACCATTTCCTTGATGAAGTTTTCGATTTCCGCAGGGTCAAAGGTGCTGAGTCCGAGCTGGGAAATGGCTTCTTCGGCGCTGAGTTCCGGCTCTTTTGCAAGGGCGGTCAGGAGCTCCTGGATGGCTTCTTTTGCAATCTCCTGGGCTGAGATGGCTGCAAAGAGTCCTTTGAAGTGCTCTTCGTTGAGATGGTCGGTCTCCACGCCGCTCCGCCGGAGTTCCGGGACGAGTCCAACGAGCGTCCTGGCTATTAGGGT
This window encodes:
- the tnpB gene encoding IS200/IS605 family element RNA-guided endonuclease TnpB, whose protein sequence is MLKAYKFRLYPTTEQKTMIAKHIGSCRFVFNWALELKIKSYQEEGKSFSRYDINKMIPELKKEHEWLKESNSQSLQAMTKNVENAFTKFFREKAGFPNFKSKKNPVQSFEIPQHYIVDFDKNIIKLPKIGKIKAVLHRNFEGKLKTATVSRTLTGKYFISILVDDEKDLPEKQTFTENTTVGVDVGIKDFAVLSNGEKIDNPKYLSKSLQRLKVVQKQVSKKVKGSNNRKKAIKRLAKIHEKVTNQRTDFQHKVSSRLIRENQAIAFETLKVENMVQNHCLAQAISDASWSSFITKMEYKAEWYGKTILRIGQFEPSTKLCNVCGYHNKDITLKIREWVCPKCKTEHDRDINAAINIKKFALQDQNLIVI
- a CDS encoding response regulator — protein: MRVLLVDDDPSFLELSKTFLEMFHNIYSDTVDSAGEAINKLQKDAYDVIVSDYDMPAMDGITFLKSLREKSINVPFILFTGIGKEEVMHRAIENGANSYIQKGGDPKTQYSELSRQIERIAENRAASFFQR
- a CDS encoding response regulator, which produces MLRILLVDDDPASLELSKDYLEIFYEIEVDTACSAGEAIPKLRTGTFDAVVSDYRMPGMDGITFLKTIREKGIETPFILFTGAGKEDVLIRALESGASFFLQKGKEPKALYAELSEHIQEAVGRKTQLETGFFPITG
- a CDS encoding response regulator; translation: MAKVLLVDDDPFFLKLSEEFLKPYPDIKVETAGSPCEAIPKLQTGGYDAVVSDYEMPGMNGIIFLKKIREQSINVPFILFTGRNKEDVMFEAMENGASACLHKGGDLKAQYSALSRQIEEAAREKGGMN